From the Thermodesulfobacteriota bacterium genome, the window GGGTCCCCTCGGGCCTTCGCTCTGGCGGCCGGACGATCGTTCCCTCGACCAAGACCCGATCGGCACGGGTGAACCGGGAGATATGGTGGTGAGGGAGATCGGGATAAACGTAGGACTGCATCGAGGCCATCCCCAGGCCGAAGAAGAAAAGGAGGCCGAGCCAGGAGCCTTTCCGTTGCCATCTCAGGAGGAGGAAGAGAAGCCATAAGCCGAGGAGGCCCAGGAGGAGGAAGAGGGCCAAAGGGCCCTTCAGAGGAAGCTCGAACTGTCCGAACCAGATCCCGGCCGCATAGAAGAGAACGGCTGGAAGCAGGGGGAGGCGGAAGACCGATCCCATCTTTTCTCATGGTCCTCGTGGGTCAATCGTCAAGGAATCATACCGCCTCGGGAGGGGGAGATCAACGGGAGGACGAGAAGGGGTTGGAACGGCCTTTTTTGGGGCCGATCGTCGGGTTGACAAGGCCTTTGACTTTATTTTAAAAATTTTTATAATTTAAAAATTATATGCCAAGAGGAAAGGAGGGTGAAGATGGATGCCAGACGTTCGGATTAAGGAGAACGAGTCCTTCGAAAACGCGCTTCGTCGGTTCAAAAAACAGGTGGAGAAGACAGGGATCCTTTCCGAGATAAGAAAGCGGGAACATTACGAGAAGCCGAGCATCAAACGGAAGAAGAAGGCGTTGGCTGCGAAGAAGCGGATGATGAAGAGGATGAGGAAGCTCGCCGAGAGAGGATGAGATGTCCCTGGAAGAGAAGATCACCGAAGAGATGAAGCAGGCGATGAGGGCCAACGATAAGGTTCGGCTTTCGGCGATCCGGAT encodes:
- the rpsU gene encoding 30S ribosomal protein S21; translation: MPDVRIKENESFENALRRFKKQVEKTGILSEIRKREHYEKPSIKRKKKALAAKKRMMKRMRKLAERG